From the Halomonas meridiana genome, one window contains:
- the selD gene encoding selenide, water dikinase SelD — protein sequence MMSSIRLTQYSHGAGCGCKIAPDILDGILAKAGPAAGHQRLIVGNQGREDAAVYDLGDGRGMIATTDFFMPIVDDPFDFGRIAATNAISDVYAMGGTPVMALGILGWPLDKLGPEIAGDVVAGAQAVCRKLGIALAGGHSIDAPEPMFGLAVNGLVDLEHLKLNSQAKPGDLLFLTKPLGVGMLTTAEKRGLLDAGHHGLARETMLKPNAIGVALAKVKGVNAMTDVTGFGLAGHLTEMCSASGVMAEIDFRRLPKLAEAEGYRRRGAVPGGTVRNRDALGSALPVMDEAHWQWLCDPQTSGGLLISVDPAWEDDVERIGREHGLTLEPFGTLKAPQGDAKIEVVG from the coding sequence ATGATGAGTTCGATTCGATTGACCCAATATAGCCACGGAGCGGGCTGCGGCTGCAAGATCGCCCCGGATATTCTCGATGGCATTCTCGCCAAAGCCGGACCGGCAGCCGGGCACCAGCGGCTGATCGTGGGCAATCAAGGCCGTGAAGATGCCGCCGTCTATGACTTGGGCGATGGTCGCGGCATGATTGCGACCACCGACTTCTTCATGCCCATCGTCGACGACCCCTTTGATTTTGGCCGCATCGCCGCGACCAATGCCATTAGCGATGTGTACGCCATGGGAGGCACACCGGTCATGGCGCTCGGCATTTTGGGCTGGCCGCTGGATAAACTTGGCCCAGAAATCGCCGGTGATGTGGTAGCGGGTGCCCAAGCCGTCTGCCGCAAGCTGGGTATTGCCTTGGCCGGCGGTCACTCCATCGATGCCCCAGAGCCGATGTTTGGCTTAGCCGTGAACGGGTTGGTGGATCTCGAGCATTTGAAGCTCAACAGCCAAGCCAAGCCCGGCGATCTGCTGTTTCTCACCAAGCCGCTTGGTGTCGGGATGCTCACTACGGCCGAAAAGCGCGGCTTGCTGGACGCCGGGCACCATGGTCTCGCCCGGGAAACCATGCTCAAACCCAACGCCATCGGGGTTGCACTCGCGAAAGTGAAGGGCGTCAACGCCATGACGGATGTTACCGGCTTTGGTTTGGCCGGCCATCTCACCGAAATGTGCAGCGCCAGCGGCGTGATGGCCGAGATTGACTTCCGCCGTTTGCCAAAGCTCGCCGAAGCGGAGGGTTATCGTCGCCGAGGGGCCGTGCCCGGCGGCACCGTACGCAATCGCGACGCCCTGGGTAGCGCGTTGCCCGTCATGGATGAAGCCCACTGGCAGTGGCTGTGCGATCCGCAAACGTCGGGCGGCCTGTTGATCAGCGTCGACCCCGCCTGGGAAGATGACGTGGAACGCATTGGCCGTGAACATGGGCTGACGCTGGAGCCGTTCGGCACCCTGAAAGCGCCCCAGGGTGACGCTAAAATCGAGGTGGTTGGATGA
- the mnmH gene encoding tRNA 2-selenouridine(34) synthase MnmH, with protein sequence MTLPTTPASLEIIAANTPLIDVRAPVEFAQGSLPGAVNLPLMVDEERHQVGIAYKQEGQQAAIALGERLVSGDVKQARVSAWQSYLAQHPNAIIYCFRGGLRSQIAQRWLADAGLHRPRIEGGWKALRQRLCQRIDDAAHQPILVIAGLTGCAKTTLINQLPNGIDLEACANHKGSAFGRQPNEPTTQIDFEHALAQRLIGQPGKLVLEDESRQIGNANLPLDFWHALQRAPRVRIEMPLDWRLDQLRRDYIEALEQGYTARFGPEEGWQRMQRQLASALERLAKRLGNARLQRLQRMQAMAFRAHAAGDIQAHEAWLAPLLTEYYDPLYRYHLEKQQGSRPAELHVGDWESCLAAAKQWSA encoded by the coding sequence ATGACCTTGCCGACCACGCCGGCTTCTCTTGAGATCATTGCGGCCAACACGCCGCTGATCGATGTCCGCGCCCCGGTCGAGTTTGCCCAAGGCAGTTTACCAGGAGCGGTCAATTTGCCGTTGATGGTGGATGAAGAGCGTCATCAGGTCGGCATTGCCTACAAGCAGGAGGGCCAGCAGGCGGCCATCGCGTTAGGTGAACGGCTGGTCAGCGGGGACGTGAAGCAAGCCCGTGTCTCGGCTTGGCAGAGCTACTTGGCTCAGCACCCAAATGCGATTATTTACTGCTTTCGTGGCGGTCTGCGCTCGCAAATCGCTCAGCGGTGGCTGGCCGACGCTGGGCTGCACCGCCCGCGTATCGAAGGGGGGTGGAAGGCGTTGCGCCAACGGCTCTGCCAGCGCATCGATGATGCCGCCCACCAACCCATACTCGTGATCGCTGGGCTTACCGGCTGCGCTAAGACGACGCTGATTAACCAACTGCCCAACGGCATTGATTTGGAAGCCTGCGCGAATCATAAAGGCTCCGCGTTTGGGCGGCAGCCTAACGAGCCCACGACGCAAATCGACTTCGAGCACGCGCTGGCCCAGCGCTTGATTGGGCAGCCGGGTAAGCTTGTGTTGGAAGATGAGTCCCGACAGATTGGCAATGCCAATCTCCCACTCGATTTTTGGCACGCCCTGCAGCGGGCCCCGCGTGTTCGCATCGAAATGCCGCTCGATTGGCGGCTAGACCAACTGCGTCGCGACTATATCGAAGCGCTGGAGCAAGGTTATACCGCGCGTTTTGGCCCAGAAGAGGGGTGGCAGCGTATGCAGCGTCAGTTGGCAAGCGCGCTAGAGCGGCTGGCCAAGCGCCTGGGCAATGCCCGGCTACAGCGTTTGCAGCGTATGCAGGCCATGGCTTTCCGTGCCCATGCCGCCGGGGATATCCAAGCGCATGAGGCGTGGCTCGCCCCGCTGCTGACCGAGTATTACGACCCGCTTTACCGCTACCATCTAGAGAAGCAGCAGGGCAGTCGACCAGCGGAACTGCACGTGGGCGATTGGGAAAGCTGTCTTGCAGCCGCTAAACAGTGGAGT